In Nitratiruptor sp. YY09-18, a single window of DNA contains:
- a CDS encoding class I SAM-dependent methyltransferase — MPKERLFEEHFAYYDKWFDEHDNIYQTELQAIKRILPPFTKGVEIGVGTGRFAAPLGIRLGVEPSHNMAQIAKQRGIKVIEAEAENLPFDDKNFDFVLMVTTICFVDDIDKTLQEAKRILTDDGYLLIAFVDRDSKLGKMYEKNKDKSRFYKEATFFSKKEILQLLKKHGFVVKKCTETLFGPDLEHLSFAIYDGCKKGGAFLSLLARKKL, encoded by the coding sequence ATGCCAAAAGAGAGGCTTTTTGAAGAGCACTTTGCATATTATGACAAATGGTTTGATGAACATGATAATATTTATCAAACAGAACTCCAAGCTATAAAAAGAATTCTCCCTCCCTTTACAAAAGGAGTCGAGATTGGCGTAGGGACAGGACGCTTTGCAGCTCCACTAGGTATTAGACTGGGTGTAGAACCATCACACAATATGGCACAAATCGCGAAGCAAAGAGGTATTAAAGTTATCGAAGCAGAGGCTGAAAATCTCCCCTTTGATGATAAGAACTTTGACTTTGTTTTGATGGTGACAACTATCTGCTTTGTAGATGATATCGACAAAACTCTCCAAGAAGCTAAGCGCATCCTCACTGATGATGGATACCTGCTCATCGCTTTTGTAGATCGCGATTCAAAGCTGGGGAAAATGTACGAAAAAAACAAAGATAAGAGCCGCTTTTATAAAGAAGCAACATTTTTTAGCAAAAAAGAGATATTGCAGCTTCTCAAAAAGCATGGATTTGTTGTAAAAAAGTGCACTGAAACGCTTTTTGGACCAGATCTTGAGCATTTAAGTTTTGCGATATATGATGGGTGTAAAAAGGGAGGAGCTTTTTTGAGTCTCCTAGCAAGGAAGAAGCTATGA
- a CDS encoding class I SAM-dependent methyltransferase, with protein MNLTQDMSKVEVKGFEAKFYDRLMDIITLGYYPFFIRKAIRDLRLKKGYKVLDFGAGTGRNALLMHRYIGDEGEIVGLEIGKEMQEQFRRNCATYPNIKLENLRIDSPLPFKEEFDIVFTSFVLHGFIQKKRDIIIQNAYNALKPHGTFAILDYANFEVDKAPWYVRFPIQKVECPLAQDFIERDTKKMLSSFGFGDFEEHFYFGRYVRLLKAKKCN; from the coding sequence ATGAATCTCACACAAGATATGAGTAAAGTAGAGGTCAAAGGATTTGAGGCAAAGTTTTATGATAGGCTTATGGATATTATTACTCTTGGCTATTATCCTTTTTTCATTCGCAAAGCCATAAGAGATCTCCGTCTCAAAAAGGGCTATAAAGTGCTTGATTTTGGAGCTGGAACGGGGAGAAATGCTCTGCTTATGCACCGATATATAGGGGATGAGGGAGAGATAGTAGGACTTGAAATTGGCAAAGAGATGCAAGAGCAGTTTAGGCGCAACTGCGCAACTTATCCCAATATCAAGCTAGAAAATCTTCGCATAGACTCACCTCTTCCATTCAAAGAGGAGTTTGATATCGTCTTCACCTCTTTTGTACTCCATGGATTTATCCAAAAAAAAAGAGATATCATCATCCAAAATGCCTACAACGCTCTCAAGCCCCATGGCACTTTTGCTATCCTTGATTATGCTAACTTTGAAGTAGACAAAGCCCCTTGGTATGTCCGTTTTCCTATCCAAAAAGTAGAGTGTCCCCTAGCCCAAGACTTTATCGAGCGTGATACAAAAAAGATGCTAAGCTCTTTTGGGTTTGGAGATTTTGAAGAGCATTTCTATTTTGGTAGATATGTAAGACTCCTCAAAGCCAAAAAATGCAACT